The following coding sequences are from one Haploplasma axanthum window:
- a CDS encoding ABC transporter ATP-binding protein produces MLKLEKVTKKYIDSDKKEVLAVNNVTYKYKDKGLVLIKGKSGSGKTTLLNLISSDDYPTSGSVYFNDLEISNKKEKLINQYKKQIIGYVFQDHNLLEDYTVYENIEFALSIQGKSINEDKVIKYLEKVELTEEYLDKYPDELSGGEQQRVAILRALMKDSKIILADEPTSALDSETKSEIYKILKEISKDKLVILSSHDYEKIEEYADVVLKMENGILTEEFNNKGIKETNNKYQLEEVKTKTNLKYFFKNLKNILFKRIPRYLVMMVLLLTGTIALAYSLVHLTIDKTKALEESVLNNDIKELSISYLNDKTIQNFDDDTFKAFTDKLKGVDFFKIYNNGYATDIEISNLNSDKTKSNYYSDYIWGIVQMKDDIDLKRYDLELIAGSRPKKNKEVYEVLITEYIYEHYKDFGYRYDNEATVINKYEDLIGKTIDTLKGKKIIISGIVKTNSSYERYSYAKEKLNDLTDQKISSFKKESRNGLIYTIDDFDIDYKYKVMVLTKNLSRKNIQDIIKLSDDGEIYINTYEFAKLGQNIKHNSQKVLIAFGIIAFVTIFSIILTISQINFIMIKSSKDIGVMKSLGVKNNYIKLLFLILMIIFVVVIGVINFITSGVIVDKFNERFNSGDFVILEVYSKNLTVIILPIIWLIVVSTIGIFLPLNKKLKENTTSILGKRE; encoded by the coding sequence ATGTTAAAACTAGAAAAAGTAACAAAAAAATATATTGATTCAGATAAAAAAGAAGTACTAGCAGTAAACAATGTAACCTATAAATATAAAGATAAAGGCTTAGTCCTAATAAAAGGTAAATCAGGTAGTGGAAAAACTACTCTTTTAAACTTGATTTCAAGTGATGACTATCCAACAAGTGGAAGTGTATACTTTAATGATTTAGAGATAAGCAATAAAAAAGAAAAGCTAATTAATCAATATAAGAAACAAATAATAGGATATGTATTTCAAGATCATAATTTATTAGAAGATTATACAGTATATGAAAATATTGAATTTGCATTAAGTATTCAAGGGAAAAGTATTAATGAAGATAAAGTAATTAAATATTTAGAAAAAGTTGAATTAACAGAAGAATATTTAGATAAGTATCCAGATGAGTTATCTGGAGGAGAACAACAAAGAGTAGCGATTCTAAGAGCATTAATGAAAGATAGTAAAATAATCTTGGCAGATGAACCAACAAGTGCACTAGATAGTGAAACAAAGAGCGAAATTTATAAAATCTTAAAAGAGATATCAAAAGATAAGTTAGTAATATTATCATCACATGACTATGAGAAAATTGAAGAATATGCAGATGTAGTATTAAAGATGGAAAATGGTATTTTAACAGAAGAATTTAATAATAAAGGAATAAAAGAAACTAATAATAAATATCAATTAGAAGAAGTAAAGACCAAAACAAATTTAAAATATTTTTTTAAGAATTTAAAGAATATTCTATTTAAGAGAATACCTAGATACTTAGTTATGATGGTGTTACTATTAACAGGAACAATTGCATTAGCTTATTCGTTAGTTCATTTAACAATTGATAAAACAAAAGCATTGGAAGAATCGGTACTTAACAATGATATTAAAGAATTAAGTATAAGTTATTTGAATGATAAAACTATTCAAAATTTTGATGATGATACATTCAAGGCTTTTACTGATAAACTAAAAGGGGTAGATTTTTTTAAAATTTATAATAATGGTTATGCAACTGATATAGAAATCAGCAATCTTAATTCTGATAAAACAAAATCAAATTATTACTCCGATTATATTTGGGGAATAGTTCAAATGAAAGATGATATTGATTTGAAGAGATATGATTTAGAACTTATTGCAGGTAGTCGGCCTAAAAAAAATAAAGAAGTTTATGAAGTGCTTATTACTGAATATATATACGAGCACTATAAAGATTTTGGCTATAGATACGATAATGAAGCAACCGTGATTAATAAATACGAAGATTTAATTGGAAAAACAATAGATACTTTAAAAGGAAAAAAAATTATTATTTCAGGAATAGTTAAGACTAATTCGTCATATGAGAGATATTCATATGCTAAAGAAAAACTAAACGATCTTACGGATCAAAAAATATCTTCTTTTAAAAAAGAAAGTAGAAATGGTTTAATATATACAATAGATGATTTTGATATAGATTATAAATATAAGGTTATGGTTTTGACCAAAAATTTATCAAGAAAAAATATTCAAGATATTATAAAACTTTCAGATGATGGAGAAATTTATATTAATACGTATGAATTTGCTAAACTTGGGCAAAATATCAAACACAATTCTCAAAAAGTCTTAATAGCTTTTGGTATTATCGCCTTTGTAACAATCTTTTCAATTATTTTAACAATCAGCCAAATAAATTTCATAATGATTAAAAGTTCCAAAGATATTGGTGTTATGAAATCACTGGGTGTTAAGAATAATTATATAAAACTTTTATTTTTAATTCTTATGATTATTTTTGTAGTAGTTATTGGGGTTATTAACTTTATAACTAGTGGTGTTATTGTTGATAAGTTTAATGAAAGGTTTAATAGCGGAGATTTTGTTATTCTAGAAGTATATTCGAAGAATCTAACAGTAATAATACTACCAATTATTTGGCTTATAGTAGTTAGTACTATTGGGATATTTTTACCATTAAATAAAAAACTAAAAGAAAATACAACGTCAATCTTAGGTAAAAGAGAGTGA
- a CDS encoding ABC transporter ATP-binding protein/permease encodes MLKLEKLTKKYIDEGKKEILAVNNVTYKYKDKGLVLIKGKSGSGKTTLLNLISSNDYPTSGSVYFNDLEISNKKEKLINQYKKQIIGYVFQDHNLLEDYTVYENIEFALSIQGKSINEDEVIEYLEKVELKEEYLDKYPDELSGGEQQRVAILRALMKDSKIILADEPTSALDSETKSEIYKILKEISKDKLVILSSHDYENIEEYADVVLKMENGILIEEFNNNKVIKETNSNELEEVKTKISFKYFFKNYKNFFLKEPIRLVIMFILILLSYTITNMSIGVLTVSRDGAFKTAIRDNIINEISFEYRNEKGIEQEFNNKNFNDLTVKYPNSRFIKVYKKSAITWFEMSNIDQSKKSLYYNNRYSGYISLQDNRIDELGLKLLSGKLPQKNTDKYEVLISKYAYEHYKEFGYTDAGVKIEINTYDDLIGKKVASSLKGKKIVVSGIVDTGSNYEKYSYAKNLYDHYTDFELDTFKKYGRDLLIYGVDDFNGSSFFVMSLTKEMESSDFNAIISNKDYYIKTIDIQTINKMIERIKDRALLFTFVLLIVVSFSILLVINQTKNTLIMNSRNFRIIRSLGQTKKYIHMLYLVNTTFLFIVLVLLIILFNDKYFALINRMISLDNQLRINYLAINNYMVIGSIIWFILILVFKHFIINKRLKMSSTMTMNNRE; translated from the coding sequence ATGTTAAAACTAGAAAAATTGACAAAGAAATATATTGATGAAGGTAAAAAAGAAATATTAGCAGTAAACAATGTAACCTATAAATATAAAGATAAAGGCTTAGTCCTAATAAAAGGTAAATCAGGTAGTGGAAAAACTACTCTTTTAAACTTGATTTCAAGTAATGACTATCCAACAAGTGGAAGTGTATACTTTAATGATTTAGAGATAAGCAATAAAAAAGAAAAGCTAATTAATCAATATAAGAAACAAATAATAGGATATGTATTTCAAGATCATAATTTATTAGAAGATTATACAGTATATGAAAATATTGAATTTGCATTAAGTATCCAAGGGAAAAGTATTAATGAAGATGAAGTAATTGAATATCTAGAAAAAGTTGAATTAAAAGAAGAATATTTAGATAAATATCCAGATGAACTATCTGGAGGGGAACAACAAAGAGTAGCGATTCTAAGAGCATTAATGAAAGATAGTAAAATAATACTAGCAGATGAACCAACAAGTGCATTAGATAGTGAAACAAAGAGTGAAATTTATAAAATCTTAAAAGAGATATCAAAAGATAAGTTAGTAATATTATCATCACACGACTATGAGAATATTGAAGAATATGCTGATGTAGTATTAAAGATGGAAAATGGTATTTTAATTGAAGAGTTTAATAACAATAAAGTAATAAAAGAAACGAATAGTAATGAATTAGAAGAAGTAAAGACTAAAATAAGTTTTAAATATTTTTTTAAGAATTATAAAAATTTCTTTTTAAAAGAGCCAATAAGATTGGTTATTATGTTTATTCTAATACTGTTGTCGTATACTATAACAAATATGAGCATAGGAGTCCTGACGGTATCAAGAGATGGTGCATTTAAAACTGCAATAAGAGATAATATTATAAACGAAATTAGTTTTGAATATCGTAATGAAAAAGGAATAGAACAGGAATTTAACAATAAGAATTTTAATGATTTAACAGTAAAATATCCTAATTCAAGATTTATTAAAGTTTATAAAAAATCAGCTATAACCTGGTTTGAGATGTCTAATATTGATCAAAGTAAAAAAAGCTTATATTATAACAATAGATATTCTGGTTATATAAGCCTTCAAGATAATAGGATTGATGAATTAGGATTAAAACTTCTTTCTGGAAAACTTCCTCAAAAGAATACGGATAAGTATGAAGTTTTAATTTCCAAATATGCATATGAGCATTATAAGGAATTTGGCTATACTGATGCAGGCGTAAAAATAGAAATAAATACATATGATGATTTAATAGGAAAAAAAGTAGCTAGTTCATTAAAAGGTAAAAAAATAGTAGTTAGTGGAATCGTTGATACAGGTTCAAATTATGAAAAATATTCATATGCTAAAAACTTGTATGATCATTATACTGATTTTGAATTAGATACTTTCAAAAAATATGGTCGTGATTTGCTTATCTATGGTGTAGATGATTTTAATGGTAGTAGTTTTTTTGTAATGTCATTAACAAAAGAAATGGAAAGTTCGGATTTTAATGCAATTATCAGTAATAAAGATTATTATATTAAAACTATTGATATACAAACGATTAATAAAATGATTGAAAGAATTAAAGATAGAGCACTTCTTTTTACCTTCGTGTTATTAATTGTTGTTAGTTTTTCGATTCTACTTGTAATAAATCAAACTAAGAATACATTGATTATGAATTCTAGAAATTTTCGGATAATAAGGAGTTTAGGACAAACTAAAAAATATATCCATATGCTATATTTAGTTAATACAACATTTCTGTTTATAGTACTAGTGTTATTAATTATATTGTTTAATGATAAATACTTTGCTCTTATTAATAGAATGATTAGTTTGGATAATCAGTTAAGAATTAATTACCTAGCAATAAATAATTATATGGTAATTGGAAGTATAATTTGGTTCATTCTGATTTTGGTGTTTAAACATTTTATAATAAATAAAAGGCTTAAAATGAGCTCAACAATGACTATGAATAATAGAGAATAA
- a CDS encoding MAC/perforin domain-containing protein yields the protein MKKILIIIISVIVTCIAVLNSTTVNAAYDNTEERDELGYSYNLVKDPYFRKERVKIANPIFDEDWFSNVKILSSKLNTSKSYSSYGESLSSYAREYSNSVKANLGTTAVYGSMSASMSMQSENLINESNEEYISSFYHSYMQVNYKNRYALPNFKSGLELYKGNLHKNFYKNIETLDNKLKSKNIKDKDYYDFFDLYGTHIIHDIIYGSKIEANYYFNSMDSVVSKEKAKKISSEISANYTTLVTGNMNVSDNLFEKSNYGVKSISESLMVTTYGGNEMEFISYKDLIDNLRMWKQSVNQNNYSPVEISSDGMIEIWKIIPNKFSSIAKKIEEMFFKYDSLNSKKISEKKYVWENMYTRDKEYKITDTGRFKQPFDSVFIDLPLQDFIDLGYNKFDLVFDFQVRENYNGFKGIIMYSENKNDDSKIINWQEFTFANHDYEEYRVIIKNNDVTKIKDESTIFVRYGAHGNGPDTWFNKDMKISIIFRR from the coding sequence ATGAAAAAAATATTAATTATAATAATAAGCGTGATTGTTACATGTATAGCAGTTCTTAATTCAACAACAGTTAATGCTGCTTACGATAACACAGAAGAAAGAGATGAGTTGGGCTATTCATATAATCTTGTTAAAGATCCGTATTTTCGGAAAGAAAGAGTAAAAATTGCTAATCCTATTTTTGATGAAGATTGGTTCTCGAATGTGAAAATTTTAAGTTCTAAATTAAATACCAGTAAAAGTTATAGCTCATATGGAGAGTCATTGAGTAGTTATGCACGTGAATATAGCAATAGTGTGAAAGCAAATTTGGGAACTACTGCTGTGTATGGTAGTATGTCTGCCTCTATGTCTATGCAAAGTGAAAACTTAATTAATGAATCAAATGAAGAATATATTAGTAGTTTTTATCATAGTTATATGCAAGTTAATTATAAAAATAGATATGCATTGCCTAATTTTAAATCTGGATTAGAACTATATAAGGGTAATCTTCATAAGAATTTTTATAAAAATATCGAAACATTGGATAATAAATTAAAATCTAAGAATATAAAAGATAAAGATTACTATGATTTTTTCGATTTATATGGCACTCATATAATTCATGATATTATTTATGGTTCAAAAATTGAAGCGAATTATTACTTTAATTCGATGGATAGTGTAGTTAGTAAAGAAAAGGCAAAAAAAATATCTTCAGAGATCAGCGCAAATTATACTACATTGGTAACTGGTAATATGAACGTTTCGGATAATCTTTTTGAAAAATCAAACTATGGTGTTAAAAGTATAAGTGAAAGCCTAATGGTTACTACTTATGGAGGCAATGAAATGGAATTTATTTCGTATAAAGATTTAATTGATAATCTTAGAATGTGGAAACAATCAGTAAATCAAAATAATTATTCGCCAGTAGAAATTTCTAGTGACGGAATGATAGAAATATGGAAAATTATTCCAAATAAGTTCTCAAGTATTGCTAAAAAAATCGAAGAAATGTTTTTCAAGTATGATAGTCTTAATTCAAAAAAGATTAGTGAAAAAAAGTATGTTTGGGAAAATATGTATACAAGAGATAAAGAATACAAAATAACTGATACTGGTAGATTTAAACAACCATTTGATTCTGTATTTATAGACTTGCCGTTACAAGATTTTATAGATCTTGGATATAATAAATTTGATTTGGTTTTTGATTTTCAGGTAAGAGAAAACTATAATGGATTTAAAGGTATAATAATGTATTCTGAAAACAAGAATGATGACTCTAAAATAATTAACTGGCAAGAATTCACTTTTGCTAATCATGATTATGAAGAGTATAGAGTTATTATAAAAAATAATGACGTAACTAAAATAAAAGATGAAAGCACTATTTTTGTAAGATACGGGGCACATGGTAACGGTCCAGATACTTGGTTTAATAAAGATATGAAAATTAGTATTATTTTCAGAAGATAA
- a CDS encoding ABC transporter ATP-binding protein/permease, whose amino-acid sequence MLKLEKVTKKYIDSDKKEVLAVNNVTYKYKDKGLVLIKGKSGSGKTTLLNLISSNDYPTSGSVYFNDLEISNKKEKLINQYKKQIIGYVFQDHNLLEDYTVYENIEFALSIQGKSINEDEVIEYLEKVELKEEYLDKYPDELSGGEQQRVAILRALMKDSKIILADEPTSALDSETKSEIYKILKEISKDKLVILSSHDYENIEEYADVVLKMENGILTEEFNNNKVMKETNSNELEEVKTKINFKYFFKNLKNIVFSRISRYIILLIILIISLTLIGTMISLVSLERYKPIEELFKAGKIEQINFENIPYNDIEVEKIKLEEMSNIFPNIKFHKYYKDYNSGIDYYKWLNNNYYYSSFAGMVKISSENLEKLGLELLIGELPKKNDGNKIEVVISKHIFNYYKDNGYDGKYVDDDEVISSYADLIGKAVSRIEIDGEYYDLVVSGIVDTGSNNDDFEYAKKLPRNISNYNIYKFNTSHRDMFLYVNESFTFDENNYEIYTLTKDLTTNQLISIVDYIYENNQKYNYYAPHIDRIEARIFLAKDNILVLWSVIILFTLITILLFINQVKHTFNVNYQTIGTIKSLGVKSEYFYSLYGFGFLIISFIGLILSTISVRTMINILNNEFNKGQEIVFKVHFYNLYVVFVPIIWIILISYVSIYLPLNKKLKENTKTIMYERI is encoded by the coding sequence ATGTTAAAACTAGAAAAAGTAACAAAAAAATATATTGATTCAGATAAAAAAGAAGTACTAGCAGTAAACAATGTAACCTATAAATATAAAGATAAAGGCTTAGTCCTAATAAAAGGTAAATCAGGTAGTGGAAAAACTACTCTTTTAAACTTGATTTCAAGTAATGACTATCCAACAAGTGGAAGTGTATACTTTAATGATTTAGAGATAAGTAATAAGAAAGAAAAGCTAATTAATCAATATAAAAAACAAATAATTGGATATGTATTTCAAGATCATAATCTATTAGAAGATTATACAGTATATGAAAATATTGAATTTGCATTAAGTATTCAAGGGAAAAGTATTAATGAAGATGAAGTAATTGAATATTTAGAAAAAGTTGAATTAAAAGAAGAATATTTAGATAAATATCCAGATGAACTATCTGGAGGGGAACAACAAAGAGTAGCGATTCTAAGAGCATTAATGAAAGATAGTAAAATAATACTAGCAGATGAACCAACAAGTGCATTAGATAGTGAAACAAAGAGTGAAATTTATAAAATCTTAAAAGAGATATCAAAAGATAAGTTAGTAATATTATCATCACACGACTATGAGAATATTGAAGAATATGCTGATGTAGTATTAAAGATGGAAAATGGTATTTTAACAGAAGAATTTAATAACAATAAAGTAATGAAAGAAACGAATAGTAATGAATTAGAAGAAGTAAAAACTAAAATAAATTTCAAATACTTTTTTAAGAATTTAAAAAATATAGTATTTAGTAGAATAAGTCGATATATTATATTGTTAATTATTTTGATAATAAGTTTAACATTAATAGGAACAATGATATCTTTGGTTTCACTTGAAAGATATAAACCTATAGAAGAACTTTTTAAAGCTGGTAAAATTGAGCAAATAAATTTTGAAAATATTCCATATAATGATATTGAAGTTGAAAAAATAAAACTTGAAGAAATGAGTAATATTTTTCCTAATATCAAATTTCACAAGTATTATAAAGATTACAATAGTGGAATAGATTATTACAAATGGTTAAATAACAACTATTATTATTCAAGTTTTGCAGGAATGGTCAAAATCTCAAGTGAAAACTTAGAAAAATTGGGACTTGAACTACTTATTGGTGAACTTCCAAAAAAGAACGATGGCAATAAAATTGAAGTTGTTATATCAAAACATATATTTAATTATTATAAAGATAATGGGTATGATGGCAAATATGTTGATGATGATGAAGTGATTTCTTCTTATGCAGATTTAATTGGAAAAGCTGTCTCAAGAATCGAGATTGACGGAGAATATTATGATTTAGTTGTTAGTGGTATAGTTGATACAGGATCAAATAACGACGACTTTGAGTATGCTAAAAAATTACCTAGAAATATTAGTAATTATAACATTTATAAGTTTAATACAAGCCATAGAGATATGTTCTTATACGTTAATGAGAGTTTTACTTTTGATGAAAATAACTATGAAATATATACATTAACTAAAGATTTAACAACCAATCAATTAATTAGTATCGTTGATTATATCTATGAAAATAATCAAAAATATAATTATTACGCACCTCATATTGATAGAATTGAAGCAAGAATTTTTTTAGCAAAAGACAATATATTAGTATTATGGTCAGTAATAATTCTTTTCACATTAATAACAATCTTACTATTTATTAATCAGGTTAAACATACGTTCAATGTTAACTATCAAACAATTGGGACTATTAAGTCATTAGGAGTTAAGAGTGAATATTTTTATAGTTTGTATGGGTTTGGATTTTTAATAATAAGTTTTATTGGATTAATCTTAAGTACAATATCTGTAAGAACTATGATAAATATTTTAAATAATGAATTTAATAAAGGTCAAGAGATTGTATTTAAGGTACATTTTTATAATCTATATGTTGTTTTCGTGCCAATAATTTGGATTATACTTATTTCATATGTATCTATTTATCTACCATTAAATAAAAAACTAAAAGAAAATACTAAAACTATTATGTATGAAAGAATTTAA